One genomic window of Anas acuta chromosome 14, bAnaAcu1.1, whole genome shotgun sequence includes the following:
- the YIPF5 gene encoding protein YIPF5 isoform X1, producing MRGGPGSGGRQGDTSQRRAGGAAPGPGRGRVREMSGFDSFTTDFFQTGYSIDEQAQHYDYGGGGGGRAYGRQYGGYEYSQQSGFVPPEMMQQQPYTGQIYQPTQTYTPTSAQSFYGSNFEDEPPLLEELGINFDHIWQKTLTVLHPLKVADGSIMNETDLAGPMVFCLAFGATLLLAGKIQFGYVYGISAIGCLGMFCLLNLMSMTGVSFGCVASVLGYCLLPMILLSTFAIVFSLQGVMGIILTAAIIGWCSFSASKIFISALAMEGQQLLVAYPCALLYGVFALISVF from the exons ATGCGCGGCGGCCCCGGAAGCGGCGGGCGGCAGGGTGACACGTCGCAGCGCCGCGCCGGGGGGGCCGCGCCTGGGCCGGGCCGCG GCAGGGTGCGGGAGATGTCCGGCTTTGACAGCTTCACCACGGACTTCTTCCAGACCGGCTACAGCATCGACGAGCAGGCCCAGCACTACGACtacggcggcggcggcggcggccgggcctACGGCAG GCAGTATGGAGGCTACGAGTACTCCCAGCAAAGCGGATTCGTCCCTCCGGAGATGATGCAGCAGCAGCCGTACACGGGGCAGATTTACCAGCCAACACAGACGTATACTCCAACCTCAGCACAGTCTTTTTATGGAAGTAACTTTGAGGATGAGCCTCCTCTATTAGAAG AATTGGGGATCAATTTCGACCATATCTGGCAGAAGACACTAACAGTGCTGCACCCACTAAAAGTAGCAGATGGCAGCATCATGAATGAGACTGATTTGGCCGGACCAATGGTCTTCTGCTTAGCTTTTGGAGCCACGTTATTACTG GCTGGTAAAATCCAGTTTGGTTATGTGTATGGGATAAGTGCAATCGGATGCTTAGGGATGTTTTGTCTCCTGAACTTAATGAGCATGACAGGCGTCTCATTTGGCTGCGTTGCCAGTGTCCTTGGATACTGTCTTCTTCCTATGATCCTACTTTCCACTTTCGCAATTGTGTTTTCATTGCA GGGAGTGATGGGAATTATTCTCACAGCTGCAATCATCGGCTGGTGCAGCTTTTCTGCTTCCAAAATCTTCATTTCTGCCTTAGCAATGGAAGGACAGCAACTTCTAGTAGCATACCCCTGTGCTTTATTGTATGGAGTCTTTGctctcatttctgtgttttga
- the YIPF5 gene encoding protein YIPF5 isoform X2: MSGFDSFTTDFFQTGYSIDEQAQHYDYGGGGGGRAYGRQYGGYEYSQQSGFVPPEMMQQQPYTGQIYQPTQTYTPTSAQSFYGSNFEDEPPLLEELGINFDHIWQKTLTVLHPLKVADGSIMNETDLAGPMVFCLAFGATLLLAGKIQFGYVYGISAIGCLGMFCLLNLMSMTGVSFGCVASVLGYCLLPMILLSTFAIVFSLQGVMGIILTAAIIGWCSFSASKIFISALAMEGQQLLVAYPCALLYGVFALISVF, from the exons ATGTCCGGCTTTGACAGCTTCACCACGGACTTCTTCCAGACCGGCTACAGCATCGACGAGCAGGCCCAGCACTACGACtacggcggcggcggcggcggccgggcctACGGCAG GCAGTATGGAGGCTACGAGTACTCCCAGCAAAGCGGATTCGTCCCTCCGGAGATGATGCAGCAGCAGCCGTACACGGGGCAGATTTACCAGCCAACACAGACGTATACTCCAACCTCAGCACAGTCTTTTTATGGAAGTAACTTTGAGGATGAGCCTCCTCTATTAGAAG AATTGGGGATCAATTTCGACCATATCTGGCAGAAGACACTAACAGTGCTGCACCCACTAAAAGTAGCAGATGGCAGCATCATGAATGAGACTGATTTGGCCGGACCAATGGTCTTCTGCTTAGCTTTTGGAGCCACGTTATTACTG GCTGGTAAAATCCAGTTTGGTTATGTGTATGGGATAAGTGCAATCGGATGCTTAGGGATGTTTTGTCTCCTGAACTTAATGAGCATGACAGGCGTCTCATTTGGCTGCGTTGCCAGTGTCCTTGGATACTGTCTTCTTCCTATGATCCTACTTTCCACTTTCGCAATTGTGTTTTCATTGCA GGGAGTGATGGGAATTATTCTCACAGCTGCAATCATCGGCTGGTGCAGCTTTTCTGCTTCCAAAATCTTCATTTCTGCCTTAGCAATGGAAGGACAGCAACTTCTAGTAGCATACCCCTGTGCTTTATTGTATGGAGTCTTTGctctcatttctgtgttttga